A section of the Meles meles chromosome 8, mMelMel3.1 paternal haplotype, whole genome shotgun sequence genome encodes:
- the DEPDC7 gene encoding DEP domain-containing protein 7 yields MATVREKAAALNLSALHSPAQRPPGFSVAQKPFGATYVWSSIINTLQTQVEVKRRRHHLKRHNDCFVGSEAVDVIFSHLIQNKYFGDVDIPRAKVVRVCQALMDYKVFEAVPTKVFGKDKKPTFEDSSCSLYRFTTVPSQDSQSGKENKLYSPSRYSGALFKSSDIKSASLEDLWENLSLKPTNSPPVNISATLSPQVINEVWQEETIGRLLQLVDLPLLDSLLKQQEVVSKVPQPKRQPDLVNSSNYLDRGILKAYSDSQEDEWLSAATDCLEYLPDQTVVDISRNFPEQPERIDLVKELLFDAIGKYYSSREPLLNHLSDVHNGIAELLVNGKTEIALEATQLFLKLLDSQNREEFRRLLYFMAVAAHPSEFKLQKESDNRMVVKRIFSKAIVDNKNLSKGKTDLLVLFLMDHQKDVFKIPGTLHKIVSVKLMAIQKGRDPNRDTGYIYCQRIDQSDYSDHTQKTTKDELMNLLKTIDEDSKLSAKEKKKLLGQFYKCHPDIFIEYFGG; encoded by the exons ATGGCTACGGTGCGGGAGAAGGCGGCGGCGCTGAACCTGTCGGCTCTCCATAGCCCGGCGCAGAGGCCTCCGG GTTTCAGTGTGGCCCAGAAACCGTTCGGAGCCACCTATGTGTGGAGCAGCATTATAAACACTCTGCAAACACAGGTGGAAGTGAAGAGGCGGAGACACCATTTAAAAAGACACAATGACTGCTTCGTTGGTTCAGAAGCTGTGGATGTCATTTTCTCTCACCTAATTCAGAATAAATATTTCGGTGATGTGGATATTCCTCGGGCCAAAGTGGTGAGAGTGTGTCAGGCACTTATGGACTACAAAGTATTTGAAGCAGTTCCAACCAAAGTCTTCGGCAAAGACAAGAAACCTACATTTGAAGACAGTAGTTGCAGCCTTTATAGATTCACAACTGTACCTAGCCAAGACAGTCAGTCAGGCAAAGAGAATAAACTATATTCGCCTTCCAG gTATTCAGGTGCATTATTTAAGTCATCTGATATCAAATCAGCAAGTTTAGAGGATCTATGGGAAAATCTGAGTTTAAAGCCTACTAACTCCCCTCCCGTAAACATCTCTGCAACCTTGTCTCCACAAG TTATTAATGAAGTATGGCAAGAAGAAACAATTGGACGTCTACTGCAGCTTGTAGACCTTCCACTTCTTGACTCCTTACTCAAACAGCAAGAGGTTGTGTCTAAAGTTCCTCAGCCTAAGAGGCAACCTGACTTGGTCAACAGCAGTAACTATCTGGATCGAGGGATACTCAAGGCTTACAGTGACTCTCA GGAAGATGAATGGCTCTCTGCAGCAACTGACTGCTTAGAGTACCTTCCAGACCAGACGGTGGTGGACATAAGCAGAAACTTTCCTGAGCAACCAGAGAGGATAGACTTAGTGAAAGAACTTCTGTTTGATGCCATTGGCAAATATTACAGTAGTAGGGAACCTCTGTTAAATCACTTATCTGATGTTCATAATGGCATTGCAGAACTCTTAG TGAACGGGAAGACTGAAATAGCATTAGAAGCCACTCAGCTCTTTTTAAAGCTTCTGGACTCCCAAAATAGAGAAGAATTTAGAAGACTACTGTATTTCATGGCTGTTGCAGCACATCCTTCTGAATTTAAATTACAGAAAGAA agcGACAACCGAATGGTTGTGAAAAGGATATTCTCAAAAGCGATTGTTGACAATAAAAATTTATCCAAAGGCAAAACTGATCTTCTTGTACTCTTTTTAATGGACCatcaaaaagatgtttttaag attccAGGAACTCTACATAAAATTGTTAGTGTTAAACTCATGGCCATTCAGAAAGGAAGAGATCCAAATAGAGACACAG GATACATATATTGCCAGAGAATTGATCAAAGTGATTATTCTGACCATACACAGAAGACAACCAAGGATGAACTAATGAATTTACTAAAGACTATTGATGAGGATTCAAAATTGTCTgccaaggagaagaaaaaattgcTAGGTCAGTTTTATAAGTGTCATCCAGACATCTTTATTGAGTATTTTGGAGGCTGA